From Scophthalmus maximus strain ysfricsl-2021 chromosome 14, ASM2237912v1, whole genome shotgun sequence, one genomic window encodes:
- the LOC118283014 gene encoding LOW QUALITY PROTEIN: glucose-6-phosphatase 2-like (The sequence of the model RefSeq protein was modified relative to this genomic sequence to represent the inferred CDS: inserted 1 base in 1 codon; substituted 1 base at 1 genomic stop codon), whose amino-acid sequence MIWVSVIGDWLNHIFKCPSGHALGSSCVWYVMITSALNFTRPSSSTTSVQIFFXRFRLLRSGLLMSFWVIQISVRISRVFIATHFPHQVNLCLLAGMLVAEVFDHIPSVYSSSLKVYXMLFSPFAVWCYLLFKVMDIDLLWSVTKTKKWCANREWIHLDTSPIPDLSSCEGDSCLQLYDFIEMSTHIFFKSASVPLGVVVIIPYCVHLLIGEEDINS is encoded by the exons ATGATATGGGTGTCTGTTATTGGAGACTGGCTTAATCATATTTTCAAATG CCCATCTGGTCATGCCTTAGGTTCATCCTGTGTGTGGTATGTGATGATCACCTCCGCTCTCAACTTCACCAGGCCTTCCTCCAGTACCACATctgtccagatttttttttagag GTTTCGTCTCCTTAGGTCTGGTCTGTTGATGTCTTTTTGGGTCATTCAGATAAGCGTTCGCATCTCCAGGGTTTTTATTGCAACACATTTCCCACATCAGGTTAACCTCTGTCTTTTAGCAG gTATGCTGGTTGCTGAGGTGTTTGATCATATCCCTTCAGTGTACAGCTCAAGCTTGAAAGTGT CAATGCTTTTTTCTCCCTTCGCTGTTTGGTGTTATCTGCTATTCAAAGTGATGGACATTGATCTTCTGTGGTCAGTTACTAAAACCAAGAAGTGGTGTGCTAACCGGGAGTGGATCCACCTCGACACCAGCCCTATACCAGATTTAAGCTCGTGTGAGGGAGACTCATGTCTGCAGCTGTACGATTTCATCGAAATGTccactcacattttttttaagagtgcTTCAGTGCCCCTTGGTGTGGTTGTCATTATTCCTTACTGTGTTCATTTGTTGATCGGAGAGGAGGACATTAACTCTTAg